The Babylonia areolata isolate BAREFJ2019XMU chromosome 22, ASM4173473v1, whole genome shotgun sequence genome contains a region encoding:
- the LOC143296873 gene encoding uncharacterized protein LOC143296873, which yields MLLLNGAYAVAIQICVLCATTIVEAGDSGETWSQREEKGETGEWGQWGEWSTCSAECSTGIIVRSRRCQHPHMLPVAFLLSRGDDSVHCSGSDKEIKLCNKQACGEGRKGWREEECAKYDTSVHGGQQYTWIPFIHPSDPCKLTCRAKGHHFYSNLADRVVDGTACAGATTNPSAVCLQGQCQEVGCDDVVGSPWRADACGVCKGDNSTCRKISGIFTRQDLSRGLNQIIVIPAGSTRIRVKGLRYSNNWLALQNPDGDYFLNGGQKRSAPKDFEAAGTVFTYKTKRRCAGQCLVAKGPTNQAMNLMLNTRGRNRGVMYTFNVPVNVSNTYFRRIIDSSGPRADLFRNNTAAKRRYRFRNSRQYRRHGNSSKDSDSSSVNSTTTSTSTATTTSTTAKTTTTTARTTTTAKTTTTTITSDIKSKGSSSDDDHITDAQHNADSSLLSVEENEEESDNDEENDYSDDSDYDDERPAMNAEENDVGEEVPLESADPVPTAHNSKVDVRPSQHHQHSHPVSSDHASSSLSDDDETKAEEDLTPRSHTSQAGHAEASSQSTPGSGQRMKITRKERPRFIDARAQRKESLSSRGWPSDPQSNVHGAGSDRELVQSQNDHHSRVRVGSDDVVDEEATPVVDQAEAGGVDANDAKEEEQALEESDLPSDQQSEQDPKGADPSVLPQSDSPRRQLIASFRARNRNSRHRAWRRFRRPKFSQSFKFRGRHRQSQGDKNKDDRRFRSHLSRLVQVNRAPISNRRIRYRQQPQSQVPPGGRPLSVSAYGQGTGGRTPYPASTAGTPGRQYPAHRQALRAGHSVSQGQAASENRRRPQARQDLGQVQVNSGQPQQPSDPQEEYKRQLQRRRQLIEQQIAAQNAAYQRRLEERNQRLRQQHLERQQGRHRHQNDSQASRPQVPTAPQGRDGQSLSPGRNPVASPVDGLSGGPPQPPDRSEVPTRQPETSTSPQRTSQTPPLSLNTLIGNSEAEVVGREQRPLKISNRPLIIPNRRPNLPQEGSPRSSSPPAAGIHPGSGSVVGGASAVQPDGSVRRIPTSRFTPPSSGVNSVDNSNAENVDRKWPLFISNRRQEPATPSGVLASRPTLPVPQPQPDGGLPTGRAPEDGLEPSPGHGPSQVHVPSQPPTPDAASQVVQPVQPSAPGFAPNTASLGGGFVAPQYIPENTKVYRGRPDVSAPFPSQLPSGVENPLVTGAEGNVVPNAVESGQVIGGEGNLLAIEEAEDVSFYEWRVSGLTECTLTCGGGVQQTVVVCLDTRTRAFVTDDNCVHVQRPKTKALTCNTRPCPAQWQPGQWSPCSVSCGPGEQTRLVNCLARISPTLNVTMADENCQAAEKPASTRACQNVTCNSWKVGNWSECSVRCGEGVRSRDVYCTDYTGYDVSDELCAASGSKPSQEEVCEMEPCGKGWYYTEWPQQCPARCGAGTMERHVTCLGDSGAPLPESSCNMTSEPPRQQECTAGSPCGGQWFTGEWTQCNVTCGSGHQEREVICMKGVSEGLPSMEDEDNCNQADKPPTLQSCEMEPCAAEWYMTSWTQCSRSCGTGQRTREIKCLDPQQRPSSQCPLADKPVSREACNTASCVTTPPPPPAVSECRDTFSRCQLVKHAGMCRYAFYRKKCCATCPSDT from the exons CGTCAGACCCCTGCAAGCTAACGTGTCGTGCCAAGGGACATCACTTCTACAGTAACTTGGCTGACAGAGTGGTGGACGGGACGGCATGTGCAGGGGCGACCACCAACCCTTCCGCTGTCTGTTTGCAGGGGCAGTGCCAG GAAGTGGGGTGTGATGATGTGGTTGGCTCCCCCTGGCGGGCGGACGCCTGCGGCGTGTGCAAGGGCGACAACTCCACGTGTCGCAAGATCTCGGGCATCTTCACGCGCCAGGACCTGTCACGTGGCCTGAACCAGATCATCGTCATCCCCGCGGGCTCCACGCGCATCCGTGTCAAAGGCCTGCGTTACTCCAACAACTGGCTGG CTCTTCAGAATCCTGACGGAGACTATTTTCTCAACGGCGGACAGAAACGGTCAGCGCCAAAAGACTTTGAAGCGGCGGGAACCGTGTTCACGTACAAGACCAAGAGACGCTGTGCCGGACAGTGCCTTGTGGCCAAGGGACCCACCAACCAAGCCATGAACctaatg CTGAACACCCGGGGTAGGAACCGCGGGGTGATGTACACCTTCAACGTCCCCGTCAACGTCAGCAACACCTACTTCAGGCGGATCATCGACTCTTCCGGTCCCAGGGCCGACCTGTTCCGGAACAACACAGCCGCAAAGCGCCGCTATAGGTTCCGTAACAGCCGGCAGTACCGGCGTCACGggaacagcagcaaagacagcgacagcagcagtgtgaatagcaccaccaccagcaccagcaccgccacgaccaccagcaccactgccaaaaccaccaccaccactgccaggactaccaccactgccaaaactaccaccacaaccatcaccagtgACATTAAGAGTAAAGGCAGCAGCAGTGACGATGACCACATCACAGACGCTCAACACAATGCAGACAGTAGTCTCCTCTCAGTGGAAGAAAACGAGGAAGAAAGTGACAACGACGAGGAAAATGACTACTCCGATGACAGCGATTATGACGACGAACGTCCTGCAATGAATGCTGAAGAAAATGACGTCGGCGAAGAAGTTCCATTGGAAAGCGCTGATCCAGTTCCCACGGCACACAACAGCAAAGTCGACGTAAGGCCtagccaacaccatcaacataGCCATCCAGTCAGCAGCGACCATGCGTCATCGTCCCTCAGTGACGACGACGAAACAAAGGCGGAAGAAGATTTGACCCCAAGATCCCACACAAGCCAAGCCGGACATGCAGAGGCATCATCACAAAGTACACCCGGTAGTGGACAGCGCATGAAAATCACACGGAAAGAACGGCCAAGGTTCATCGATGCACGTGCGCAAAGAAAAGAATCACTTAGCAGTAGAGGTTGGCCTTCTGATCCCCAGTCCAACGTGCACGGAGCAGGTAGTGACAGGGAGTTGGTTCAGTCACAGAATGACCATCACAGCAGGGTGAGGGTGGGATCTGATGACGTCGTTGACGAAGAAGCCACACCTGTGGTTGACCAGGCCGAGGCAGGTGGTGTTGATGCAAACGACGCTAAAGAGGAGGAGCAGGCGTTGGAGGAGTCAGATCTGCCGTCGGACCAGCAGTCAGAGCAGGACCCAAAAGGCGCTGATCCTTCAGTTCTTCCCCAGAGCGACAGCCCTCGGCGGCAGCTCATCGCGTCCTTCAGAGCCCGCAACAGGAACAGCAGACACCGGGCATGGCGACGGTTCCGCCGCCCCAAGTTTTCCCAGAGCTTCAAGTTCAGAGGGAGACACAGGCAGAGCCAGGGGGACAAGAACAAAGACGATAGGAGGTTCAGGTCACACCTGAGTCGTCTGGTGCAGGTGAACAGAGCTCCCATTTCCAACAGAAGGATACGGTACAGACAGCAGCCCCAGAGTCAGGTGCCCCCGGGGGGCCGTCCTCTCAGTGTCAGTGCTTATGGGCAGGGTACCGGTGGGAGGACTCCCTACCCTGCAAGCACTGCCGGCACCCCCGGCAGGCAGTACCCGGCACACAGACAGGCCTTGAGGGCAGGGCACAGCGTGTCCCAGGGCCAGGCAGCCAGCGAAAACCGACGACGTCCTCAGGCACGACAAGACCTCGGCCAAGTACAAGTGAACTCAGGACAGCCCCAGCAACCCTCAGACCCTCAAGAGGAATATAAGAGGCAGCTCCAGAGACGCAGGCAACTTATCGAGCAACAGATTGCCGCCCAGAACGCAGCCTACCAGCGCAGACTTGAAGAACGCAACCAGCGACTGAGGCAGCAGCATCTGGAGCGGCAGCAGGGACGACATCGGCATCAGAACGACAGTCAGGCCAGCCGTCCTCAGGTTCCCACAGCTCCTCAGGGCCGTGACGGCCAGAGCCTGTCGCCAGGCAGAAACCCTGTAGCGTCTCCCGTCGACGGTCTGTCAGGGGGACCTCCACAACCTCCAGATAGAAGCGAGGTCCCCACAAGACAGCCTGAGACAAGTACTTCTCCCCAGAGAACCTCCCAGACACCGCCTCTCAGTCTCAACACTCTGATTGGAAACTCTGAAGCTGAAGTCGTAGGCAGAGAACAACGTCCGTTGAAAATTTCCAACCGGCCACTGATCATTCCAAATCGAAGGCCCAATCTGCCGCAGGAGGGAAGTCCTCGCTCTTCATCCCCCCCTGCAGCGGGGATCCATCCAGGCTCTGGTAGTGTTGTTGGCGGGGCATCGGCAGTGCAGCCAGACGGTTCTGTGCGCAGAATTCCCACTTCCCGTTTCACCCCACCGTCTTCCGGAGTTAACAGTGTAGACAACAGCAACGCAGAAAACGTTGACAGAAAATGGCCTTTGTTCATTTCAAACCGAAGACAGGAACCTGCCACACCATCAGGTGTATTGGCCAGCAGACCCACACTGCCAGTGCCCCAGCCACAGCCCGACGGTGGACTGCCCACAGGGAGAGCTCCAGAGGATGGACTCGAACCTTCTCCGGGACACGGACCTTCTCAGGTGCACGTACCCTCTCAGCCCCCTACCCCGGATGCCGCCAGTCAGGTCGTGCAGCCAGTCCAGCCCTCAGCCCCGGGCTTCGCTCCCAACACGGCATCGCTGGGCGGGGGGTTTGTGGCACCGCAGTACATTCCAGAAAACACCAAGGTCTACCGAGGGCGTCCCGATGTGTCCGCGCCCTTTCCCAGTCAGCTGCCGAGCGGCGTTGAAAACCCGCTGGTGACTGGTGCAGAGGGGAATGTAGTCCCAAACGCCGTTGAGAGCGGGCAGGTGATTGGTGGAGAAGGCAACCTGCTGGCCATTGAAGAGGCGGAAGACGTCTCTTTCTACGAATGGCGTGTGTCTGGACTGACAGAGTGCACACTCACGTGCGGCGGAG GGGTACAGCAGACAGTGGTGGTCTGTCTGGACACGCGCACGAGGGCCTTCGTCACGGACGACAACTGTGTGCACGTGCAGCGCCCCAAGACCAAGGCTCTGACCTGCAACACGAGGCCCTGCCCCGCACA GTGGCAGCCTGGTCAGTGGTCCCCGTGTAGCGTGTCATGTGGTCCCGGGGAACAAACACGATTGGTCAATTGTCTCGCGCGCATCTCACCCACACTCAACGTGACTATGGCCGACGAGAACTGTCAAGCTGCCGAAAAACCAGCATCGACACGAGCCTGCCAGAACGTGACCTGCAACTCGTGGAAAGTGGGCAACTGGTCTGAG tgctcaGTGCGGTGCGGAGAGGGTGTGAGATCACGCGACGTGTACTGCACTGACTACACAGGATATGACGTGTCCGATGAGCTGTGTGCGGCCTCCGGAAGTAAGCCCAGCCAGGAGGAAGTGTGTGAGATGGAGCCTTGTGGGAAGGGCTGGTACTACACCGAGTGGCCACAACAG TGCCCTGCTCGCTGTGGCGCGGGCACCATGGAGCGCCACGTGACCTGCCTGGGAGACAGCGGCGCCCCCTTGCCGGAAAGCAGCTGCAACATGACGTCAGAGCCGCCCAGACAGCAGGAGTGTACAGCCGGCAGCCCGTGTGGCGGACAGTGGTTCACAGGGGAGTGGACACAG TGCAACGTGACTTGCGGCAGCGGACACCAGGAGCGCGAGGTGATCTGCATGAAGGGCGTGTCGGAGGGACTACCCTCCATGGAGGATGAAGACAACTGCAACCAGGCTGACAAACCGCCAACACTCCAGTCCTGTGAAATGGAGCCGTGCGCGGCGGAGTGGTACATGACGTCATGGACACAG TGTTCGCGGTCATGCGGAACGGGTCAGCGGACACGGGAGATCAAGTGCCTGGATCCCCAGCAGCGGCCCAGCAGCCAGTGCCCCCTGGCGGACAAACCGGTCAGCCGTGAAGCGTGCAACACTGCCAGCTGTGtaaccacaccccctcctcctcctgcag TGTCGGAGTGCCGAGACACATTTTCTCGCTGTCAGCTAGTGAAGCATGCTGGAATGTGTCGCTACGCCTTCTACCGGAAGAAGTGTTGCGCCACCTGCCCCTCGGACACGTGA